In the genome of Malania oleifera isolate guangnan ecotype guangnan chromosome 5, ASM2987363v1, whole genome shotgun sequence, the window TTGAACATACGACTTAGCTGATCAACACACTCCATGACTAACTGCTGGTGGCCTAAAACTTTCCGGCTCTTCATTATGCGCACAAGTGATGCATCAATAGCATATCGCCTATCTTTGTCCACATCTTCAACTACCTTCTTTCGTTCTTCCACCAGGGGAAGAGGTATCTACAGTTAGGGAGGATAAGAAATTTAATGGAAAAAGTAACAGAATAAGGCAACACAGAATAGAAACACTCTTATGAAACAAAAGTTTAGATAAGAAAATTTCAGACCCTGATTCTCCTCATTCTGTCAGTAAACTTCGAGTTGAATTCAAAGAAGTCAGTTGGAGATATGGCTCTAGTATTCGGCTCCTTGTTAAGAATCTTATACTTGGCACATGAGAGGGAATGCAACACTCTAACCAAGTCATCATGAACCAAGTTTGATTGAGTCATGATTTCTGAATAGCTTAATCTATCTGCAGAATTAAATAGCAAAAGGACGGCAGCCTGAAAACAAAACAACAGAAATTAAGGGTTGAAAAATTAGTCAAAACTTGATCAACCAGTAGAATACAATTTGCATACAAAATTACCTGATAGGTTGTTACAATCAGTTCAATAGTTTTTTGTTCAAACTTGGCATTAATGTTGCAATTGCCCAATGAGCAAATCCATGTAAGTTTTCTATGCTTTGTTTTAGTTTCatagaattctttgaaaatttcaatACACCTCACCtggaaaaaaaaagtagaaaattttAAGACAACGCCCTTGATGCAAAATTTATGGCAACAGTGGAATTCTTATTTCACTCGTAAGAATATAAATGTAACCATCTCTGCTGGGAGGTTAACATCAGTTGACTTGTAACTTGGCCAGAATCCAGTAGTGAGTACAGTAACGGTCAAATCAATCCCAGGATTCGCAATCCCATCGTTGCCAAGATATTCCTCAAAATTAGCCTGATTTTCTCTTGCCAATGTCAGATCTGTGATCTGGAGATAGAGAGAGAGGTGCACACACCAATAGGAATCTCAATCCCAATTATACATGTAGAGTATGAATAATCTTCGTCAGTATTTAACACAAACTCACCATCCCCTCCATTTTTGAGGTGAACTGGCCACCACATTGTTGTTTCAGCTTGGTCAGAATGCTCCTTTCATGCTCATCATTAGCGCTCCTGTCAAAAAGTAGCCGACGAGCAAGCTTTTTCCTGCCACATGCGAGGCAACACAAAACAGACTGTTGAATTGTATGTGAAAGAAAAAGAGTTGGCAAATGAAAGCAATTGAACATCTGATCTCAAAATTAGACAAACCTGTAGAATTCTGCAAAAAGGTCTTTATCACTAATATATGCAAGCAACTTAACTACCTGAAATCAACAATAGATTTCAACATCAATGTCAGGAATagtcaaaaaaaaattaatatgagAAAAACTAGAGTATACCTTCTCCAGTATTTCTTCAACAGCTTCATCACCCAATTTCTCAATCCCGCCCTTCTTGAGGATACCATCACAAAATGTAGCCAGTAGTTCTGCACTTGAATTGCCAGCAACATTCTTGTTGCAAAATAACTCAAATGCCTCTTTTAAGGACTAGAgaagaacaaataaataaaactggtaaaataataatgaggaattttttaaaaaatatatataatagaaaaAGGTAGTGTATTACTCTCCAGGACAAACCTTGTGGAAAAGGGTATGATTCATAAAACAGTCATTCACATATGCCATATACTTGTCATGTAGCTCAATAAATTTTCTTATGAGGACCTGAAGGCACACAAGAGTCAGTCTTTTACCTTTGAAGCCACAGCTATGATCCTGATAGTAAAGTTTAAGAGGATTTACCTGTTCCTGCCCACCTACATTCTCTCCCTGTGGAAATATAGAAAGTCAACGTCTCAGTGATCATTAACAAAAAATATACGCATTCTGCAAAACTAGCATGAAATTTACTCTTAAATCTAACATTAGAGAAAACAAGCAGCATGTAGGCAAACCAATTAATCCTATGCCTTTTCCAAAGACATCTCAAAAATGACTTCATGATTTGGTAAGCCAATCTTAAATAATTGGTTTGACCACCCCTGCCGTATGACCACCTCCCTTCGAATAAAGATTGGCAACACATTTGAGGATCTTTACATGGGGGTAGATAGACCATATTAGATGGTCAATCAACCCAACACCACATTGAAAAGCTGTTGAAGAATGTCGCACAAAAATATTTCTCCAGCTTGAAACAAAAACCTTTGACCTCATTTCAAGTGAAGAATATGATGATTCCCAGATCATGGAAAGAGGCCAATTTGGGTAATATTCCCAAAAACATCTTCAATAAATCCACCTCACCACACCTCAAAAATCCTGGAAAATTTCCATAATAAATCCATCAAGTCCCagagctttctctctctctctctccaagccAAACACAACCACTCTCACTTCGGCCTCAGAGGGCCTTTCCAACCAAAACAATGAAGCATTAGGAGATGGGACTCCAACCCATACCCTCAACCAAAGGTCCAGAGTATTCTTCCCTCCAAAAGATTagcaaaaaaaaacaaaagaagaaaaaaacccATAACCTCTTTCTCAATCAACTTAGCATCTCTAATGACTTCCTTAGATTCCAATTCTCTAATTAGATTATGTCTCAAATACCCAATGACCAACCTAAAGAAGAATCATAAGTTGCAA includes:
- the LOC131155689 gene encoding cullin-1, translating into MSECKVIELEQGWEHMQKGITKLKNILEGLPEPQFNSEDYMMLYTTIYNMCTQKAPHDYSQQLYDKYREAFEEYLVAMVLPSLKEKHDEYMLRELVNRWANHKVMVRWLSRFFHYLDRYFVARRSLPVLKEVGLACFRDLVYRILNGKAKDAVIALIDEERMGGQIDRALLKNVLDVYVEIGMGQMECYENDFELDMLKDTAAYYSRKASNWIEEDSCPEYMIKAEECLKKERDRVSHYLHSSTEQKLVETVQNELLVAHATLLLEKEHSGCRALLRGDKVEDLTRMYRLYNKVPHGLEPVAIMFKQHVAAEGTALVNQAEDAANNQGENVGGQEQVLIRKFIELHDKYMAYVNDCFMNHTLFHKSLKEAFELFCNKNVAGNSSAELLATFCDGILKKGGIEKLGDEAVEEILEKVVKLLAYISDKDLFAEFYRKKLARRLLFDRSANDEHERSILTKLKQQCGGQFTSKMEGMITDLTLARENQANFEEYLGNDGIANPGIDLTVTVLTTGFWPSYKSTDVNLPAEMVRCIEIFKEFYETKTKHRKLTWICSLGNCNINAKFEQKTIELIVTTYQAAVLLLFNSADRLSYSEIMTQSNLVHDDLVRVLHSLSCAKYKILNKEPNTRAISPTDFFEFNSKFTDRMRRIRIPLPLVEERKKVVEDVDKDRRYAIDASLVRIMKSRKVLGHQQLVMECVDQLSRMFKPDVKAIKKRIEDLITRDYLERDKDNPNTYKYLA